A single genomic interval of Juglans regia cultivar Chandler chromosome 1, Walnut 2.0, whole genome shotgun sequence harbors:
- the LOC108986604 gene encoding dolichyl-diphosphooligosaccharide--protein glycosyltransferase subunit STT3A isoform X1: MAALETSKETILRYAFGNVLSFFILVLIGVLAFSIRLFSVIKYESVIHEFDPYFNYRVTQYLTKNGIYDFWNWFDDRTWYPLGRVIGGTVYPGLTLTAGTIWWLLSSLNIPLSVETVCVFTAPIFSAFASWATYLLTKEVKGAGAGLTAAALLAMVPSYISRSVAGSYDNEAVAIFALIFTFYLYIKTLNTGSLFYATLNAISYFYMVCSWGGYTFIINLIPMHVLLCIVTGRYSSRLYIAYAPLVVLGTLLASLVPVVGFNAVMTSEHFASFLVFIIIHVVALVYYIKGILSPKMFKVAVTFVVSIGLVVCGAALAVLIALVASSPTKGWSGRSLSLLDPTYASKYIPIIASVSEHQPPTWPSYFMDINVLAFLVPAGIIACFLPLSDASSFVILYIVTSVYFSGVMVRLMLVLAPAACIMSGIALSAAFDVFTRSIKFQLPGATENFERDAGETSSNSVVAQNDVAKTEKNEDAVKERPSKKNRKKEKENVEKPSVKSQIKKKLLILPLEASIIAIFLLVLLGAFYVVHCVWAAAEAYSAPSIVLTSHSHDGLHVFDDFREAYAWLSHNTEVDDKVASWWDYGYQTTAMANRTVIVDNNTWNNTHIATVGTAMSSPEKAAWEIFNSLDVKYVLVVFGGLVGYPSDDINKFLWMVRIGGGVFPHIKEPDYLRDGQYRIDSQATPTMLNCLMYKLSYYRFVETDGKAFDRVRRTEIGKKYFKLTHFEEVFTTHHWMVRIYKLKPLKNRIRGRAKKSKSKASSTTSTKRIGMKKKNPWH; this comes from the exons ATGGCGGCCTTGGAGACCTCCAAGGAAACAATCTTAAGATACGCTTTTGGCAATGTCCTCTCCTTCTTCATCCTCGTCCTGATCGGTGTTCTCGCTTTCTCGATTCGACTGTTCTCT GTTATAAAGTACGAAAGTGTTATTCACGAGTTTGATCCTTATTTCAATTATCGAGTCACTCag TACTTGACAAAGAATGGGATATATGATTTTTGGAACTGGTTTGACGATCGAACCtg GTATCCTCTCGGTCGTGTTATTGGAGGAACTGTTTACCCCGGACTGACATTGACTGCAGGCACCATATGGTG GCTTTTGAGTTCTTTAAACATTCCTCTGTCTGTGGAAACTGTTTGTGTATTTACTGCACCTATATTCTCTGCCTTTGCCTCATGGGCTACATACCTTCTGACTAAG GAAGTTAAGGGTGCTGGTGCTGGACTGACGGCGGCTGCTCTTCTGGCCATG gtTCCATCATATATATCTCGATCTGTGGCTGGCAGCTATGACAATGAAGCCGTAGCTATATTTGCTTTGATATTCACCTTTTACCTTTATATAAAG ACACTGAATACAGGATCCCTCTTCTATGCCACATTAAATGCCATATCATACTTTTACATG GTTTGCTCTTGGGGAGGGTACACCTTTATCATTAACCTTATTCCGATGCATGTTCTTCTGTGCATTGTAACTGGTCGCTACTCTTCTCGACTGTACATTGCATATGCTCCTCTT GTTGTCTTGGGAACTTTGCTAGCTTCCTTAGTGcctgttgttggatttaatgcAGTGATGACATCAGAACATTTTGCATCATTCTTG GTTTTCATTATTATCCATGTGGTGGCACTTGTGTATTACATCAAAGGGATTCTTTCCCCAAAGATGTTCAAAGTTGCTGTTACCTTTGTTGTCTCTATTGGCCT GGTGGTGTGTGGTGCTGCGCTAGCTGTACTTATAGCATTGGTGGCTTCAAGTCCGACAAAGGGATGGAGTGGACGAAGTTTGAGTCTGCTTGATCC AACATATGCAAGCAAGTACATACCTATTATTGCTAGTGTTAGTGAGCATCAGCCTCCGACTTGGCCTTCTTATTTTATGGACATCAATGTCCTGGCATTCTTGGTTCCTGCTGGAATTATA GCATGCTTCTTGCCACTGTCTGATGCAAGCTCCTTTGTGATCCTTTATATTGTCACATCTGTTTATTTCTCTGGAGTCATG GTGCGGCTTATGCTTGTACTTGCTCCAGCAGCATGCATCATGTCTGGGATTGCTCTTTCAGCAGCTTTTGATGTTTTTACACGGTCAATCAAATTTCAGTTGCCTGGAGCAACTGAAAATTTCGAACGTGAT GCAGGAGAAACTAGTTCCAATAGTGTTGTAGCACAGAATGATGTGGCCAAGACTGAAAAGAATGAAGATGCAGTGAAGGAGCGACCCTCGAAAAAGAataggaagaaggagaaggagaatgTGGAAAAGCCTTCCGTTAAGTCCCAAATTAAGAAGAAGCTACTGATTTTACCTTTGGAAGCATCTATCATTGCTATTTTCTTGCTTGTGTTGCTGGGCGCTTTCTATGTG GTTCACTGTGTCTGGGCTGCGGCAGAAGCTTATTCAGCTCCATCAATCGTTCTGACATCTCATTCACATGATGGTCTTCATGTTTTTGATGATTTTCGAGAGGCTTATGCATGGTTGAGCCACAATACTGAGGTGGATGATAAA GTTGCATCTTGGTGGGACTATGGTTACCAAACTACTGCTATGGCTAATCGTACTGTCATTGTTGACAACAATACATGGAACAACACACATATTGCAACTGTTGGTACTGCAATGTCTTCTCCTGAAAAGGCAGCGTGGgaaatttttaactctttaGATGTAAAATATGTTCTTGTTGTCTTTGGAG GTCTTGTTGGCTACCCCAGTGATGATATCAATAAGTTCCTGTGGATGGTCCGTATAGGAGGCGGTGTATTCCCTCATATCAAGGAACCTGATTACCTT AGAGATGGTCAGTATCGCATCGATTCTCAGGCCACTCCAACTATGCTAAATTGCCTCATGTACAAACTCTCATATTACAG GTTTGTGGAGACAGATGGTAAAGCCTTTGATAGGGTACGGCGTACAGAAATTgggaagaaatatttcaaacttaCCCATTTTGAAGAG GTGTTTACGACTCATCATTGGATGGTTCGCATATACAAACTGAAACCTCTGAAGAACAGGATACGGGGAAGGGCCAAGAAATCAAAATCG AAAGCAAGCTCGACGACTAGCACCAAAAGAATTGGGATGAAAAAGAAGAATCCTTGGCACTAA
- the LOC108986382 gene encoding uncharacterized protein LOC108986382, with translation MESHRDIVAIANVVSLFSVIIFKGMNVFSSLNANDIARLLVIGEQWGFPGMLGKLAQGRAPLVNSTINDNDYTMGYYLADGIYLKWSTFVKTIPSPQENKKKKFATTQESARKDVERAFGVLQQRFAIVHRPSRLFKVNDLTNIMKACVILHNMIIKDERNDTQDLNMEYDQLDDNIP, from the exons ATGGAGAGTCATCGAGACATCGTGGCAATCGCCAACGTCGTAAGTTTATTCagcgtgatcatattcaagggcatgaaCGTCTTTTCC TCTCTaaatgccaatgatattgctcgatTGCTTGTTATTGGTGAACAATGGGGATTCCCAGGAATGCTAGGAA aACTTGCCCAAGGGCGTGCTCCACTAGTCAATTCCACAATCAATGACAACGACTATACTATGGGATACTACCTTGCCGATGGTATTTATCTCAAGTGGTCAACATTTGTGAAGACGATTCCATCACCCCaagagaataagaagaaaaaatttgccACAACACAAGAATCTGCAAGAAAAGATGTTGAGCGTGCCTTTGGGGTACTTCAACAACGATTTGCAATCGTTCATAGACCTTCCCGATTATTCAAAGTCAATGacctaacaaatataatgaaagcatgtgttattctacataacATGATCATTAAGGACGAGCGTAATGATACTCAGGATCTGAACATGGAAtatgatcaacttgatgataATATTCCATAA
- the LOC108986594 gene encoding SNW/SKI-interacting protein A-like, translated as MAALKELLPPVKSTTASYYDHSNDPWFKQRFTSSEAEKSSVIKQNPVPPYLKRAGFVPRRVEDFGDGGAFPEIHLAQYPLDMGRNRSSKPGSKILPVTVDAHGNVAYDAIVRQNENAKKIVYSQHKDLIPKVLKNDSEEQEVDEEIEKEIEETTQETKAALEKIVNVRLSAAQPKNVPKQSSETKFIKYKPSQQSAAFNSGAKERIISMMSMPVDPLEPPKFKHKRVPKASGSPPVPVMHSPPRPVTVKDQQDWKIPPCISNWKNPKGYTIPLDKRLAADGRGLQDVQINDNFAKLSEALYVAEQKAREAVAMRSKVQKEMMMKEKERKEQELRALAQKARSERTGVAPPAAIPIPSEKSAMDGSDSRIDYEHTRDKERDFPKETKDEREERLRREKIREERRRERERERRLEAKDAAMGKKSKITRDRDRDISEKVALGMASTGAGRGGEVMYDQRLFNQEKGMDSGFATDDQYNVYDKGLFTAQPTLSTLYRPKKDADAEMYGGADEQLENIMKTDRFKPDKGFTGAAEKAGTRDGPLEFEKVAEEADPFGLDQFLTEVKKGKKALDKVGTAGTMKASAGSSMRDGYEGGSSRTRIGFERGR; from the coding sequence ATGGCGGCTTTGAAGGAGCTTCTTCCGCCTGTGAAATCAACCACAGCTTCATATTATGATCACTCAAATGATCCATGGTTTAAGCAGAGATTCACTTCCTCGGAGGCTGAAAAGTCCTCTGTTATCAAGCAAAATCCCGTGCCTCCTTACTTGAAGCGTGCAGGTTTTGTTCCTCGAAGAGTCGAGGATTTTGGGGATGGGGGAGCATTTCCGGAGATTCACTTAGCTCAGTACCCTCTTGACATGGGTAGGAACAGATCATCAAAGCCTGGATCCAAGATTCTTCCTGTTACTGTTGATGCCCATGGCAATGTTGCCTATGATGCAATTGTCAGGCAGAATGAGAATGCAAAGAAGATTGTTTACTCCCAGCATAAAGATCTTATCCCTAAGGTTCTGAAAAACGACAGTGAAGAGCAAGAAGTTGATGAGgagattgagaaagaaattgagGAGACAACACAAGAGACAAAAGCTGCGCTTGAAAAGAttgtgaatgtgagattgagtgCGGCCCAGCCAAAAAATGTACCAAAACAGTCTTCTGAAACAAAGTTTATCAAGTATAAGCCATCACAGCAATCTGCAGCCTTCAACTCTGGGGCTAAGGAGAGGATAATCAGTATGATGTCGATGCCTGTGGATCCGCTTGAGCCTCCTAAGTTCAAGCATAAGCGTGTCCCAAAGGCTTCTGGGTCACCACCTGTGCCAGTGATGCATTCTCCTCCTCGCCCCGTGACTGTGAAGGATCAACAAGATTGGAAGATCCCACCTTGTATTTCAAATTGGAAGAACCCGAAAGGTTATACAATTCCTCTTGATAAGCGACTTGCAGCTGATGGTAGAGGCCTTCAAGATGTTCAGATCAATGATAATTTTGCAAAGCTTTCAGAGGCGCTTTATGTTGCAGAGCAGAAGGCTCGAGAAGCTGTAGCCATGAGATCAAAGGTTCAGAAGGAGATGATgatgaaggagaaggaaagaaaagaacaggAGCTGAGAGCACTTGCTCAAAAAGCACGTTCTGAGAGAACCGGTGTGGCACCCCCAGCAGCCATTCCAATCCCTTCTGAGAAGAGTGCCATGGATGGTTCTGATTCGAGAATTGATTATGAGCACACAAGGGACAAAGAGAGGGATTTCCCGAAGGAGACTAAGGATGAAAGGGAAGAACGGCTGCGTCGTGAGAAAATTCGTGAGGAGCGAcgccgagagagggagagggaaagaaGGTTGGAAGCCAAGGATGCTGCAATGGGAAAGAAGAGCAAGATTACCAGAGATAGAGACCGTGATATCAGTGAGAAGGTTGCTCTTGGTATGGCTTCTACTGGAGCAGGAAGAGGAGGGGAAGTTATGTatgaccagaggctgttcaacCAGGAAAAAGGAATGGACTCTGGATTTGCCACAGATGATCAATACAATGTGTATGATAAGGGTTTGTTTACTGCTCAACCAACACTGTCAACCCTATACAGGCCAAAGAAAGATGCCGATGCTGAGATGTATGGAGGTGCAGATGAGCAGTTGGAGAATATCATGAAGACTGATCGCTTCAAACCTGACAAGGGCTTTACAGGAGCAGCTGAAAAGGCCGGTACAAGAGACGGCCCACTTGAGTTTGAGAAGGTGGCTGAAGAGGCTGATCCGTTCGGACTGGATCAGTTCTTGACAGAGGTGAAGAAGGGTAAGAAAGCTCTCGACAAAGTTGGCACTGCAGGAACAATGAAAGCAAGCGCTGGTTCCTCAATGCGAGATGGGTATGAAGGAGGTTCCAGTAGAACTCGAATCGGGTTTGAAAGAGGGCGTTAA
- the LOC108986592 gene encoding protein phosphatase 1 regulatory inhibitor subunit PPP1R7 homolog gives MDDDETRPPTRLDPEADDTTIQDDPSSTVLDLTSFQLHDLDSVELPPSLTELDLTSNRLSNLDPRIGQLSNLKKLSLRQNLIDDNAVEPISRWDALSGLEELVLRDNKLTKIPDASIFRKLFVFDVSFNEITSLHGLSKVSNTLKELYVSKNEVTKIEEIDQFYDLQILELGSNRLRVMENLQNLTNLQELWLGRNRIKSVNLCGLKFIKKISLQSNRLTSMKGFEDCIGLEELYLSHNGIAKMEGLSSLVNLRVLDVSSNKLTSVNDIQNLLQLEDLWLNDNQIDSLEDLTEAVSGSREKLTTIYLENNPCAKSPNYSATLRQIFPNIEQIDCNVFA, from the exons ATGGACGACGACGAGACCCGACCGCCAACGCGTCTGGATCCCGAGGCGGATGATACGACGATCCAGGATGATCCCTCCTCCACCGTCCTCGACCTCACCAGCTTCCAGCTCCACGATCTCGATTCGGTCGAGTTGCCCCCGAGTCTAACCGAATTGGACCTGACGTCGAATCGCTTGTCGAACTTGGACCCTCGAATTGGTCAGCTCTCCAACCTCAAAAAGCTTTCTCTCCGTCAAAACCTCATCGATGACAACGCCGTCGAGCCGATCTCTCGCTGGGACGCCTTGTCGGGTCTTGAG GAGTTGGTGCTCAGGGATAATAAGCTGACGAAAATTCCTGATGCCAGCATATTCAGGaagctttttgtttttgatgTTTCTTTCAATGAAATTACGTCGTTACATGGACTTTCCAAGGTGTCCAACACGCTCAAGGAACTCTATGTGTCCAAAAACGAGGTTACTAAAATAGAGGAGATTGACCAATTCTATGATCTGCAAATTCTTGAACTTGGATCTAACAGATTGCGG GTAATGGAGAATTTGCAGAACTTAACAAATTTACAGGAGTTGTGGCTGGGGCGAAATCGTATCAAATCAGTAAACCTATGTGGGCTGAAATTCATCAAGAAAATTAGCTTGCAAAGCAATCGTTTAACTTCTATGAAAGGATTCGAG GACTGCATCGGTCTAGAAGAACTCTACTTGAGCCATAATGGTATTGCTAAAATGGAAGGCCTGTCATCTTTAGTAAACCTCCGAGTTTTGGATGTATCATCAAATAAGCTAACGTCAGTGAATGACATTCAAAACCTGCTGCA GTTAGAAGATCTATGGCTTAATGACAACCAAATAGATTCACTTGAAGACCTCACTGAGGCTGTTTCTGGTTCAAGAGAGAAGCTCACCACTATCTACTTAGAAAACAATCCTTGT GCAAAGTCTCCAAATTATTCGGCTACTCTGAGACAAATCTTCCCAAACATCGAACAAATTGATTGCAATGTATTTGCTTAA
- the LOC108986604 gene encoding dolichyl-diphosphooligosaccharide--protein glycosyltransferase subunit STT3A isoform X2 → MQRVPSYISRSVAGSYDNEAVAIFALIFTFYLYIKTLNTGSLFYATLNAISYFYMVCSWGGYTFIINLIPMHVLLCIVTGRYSSRLYIAYAPLVVLGTLLASLVPVVGFNAVMTSEHFASFLVFIIIHVVALVYYIKGILSPKMFKVAVTFVVSIGLVVCGAALAVLIALVASSPTKGWSGRSLSLLDPTYASKYIPIIASVSEHQPPTWPSYFMDINVLAFLVPAGIIACFLPLSDASSFVILYIVTSVYFSGVMVRLMLVLAPAACIMSGIALSAAFDVFTRSIKFQLPGATENFERDAGETSSNSVVAQNDVAKTEKNEDAVKERPSKKNRKKEKENVEKPSVKSQIKKKLLILPLEASIIAIFLLVLLGAFYVVHCVWAAAEAYSAPSIVLTSHSHDGLHVFDDFREAYAWLSHNTEVDDKVASWWDYGYQTTAMANRTVIVDNNTWNNTHIATVGTAMSSPEKAAWEIFNSLDVKYVLVVFGGLVGYPSDDINKFLWMVRIGGGVFPHIKEPDYLRDGQYRIDSQATPTMLNCLMYKLSYYRFVETDGKAFDRVRRTEIGKKYFKLTHFEEVFTTHHWMVRIYKLKPLKNRIRGRAKKSKSKASSTTSTKRIGMKKKNPWH, encoded by the exons ATGCAGCGG gtTCCATCATATATATCTCGATCTGTGGCTGGCAGCTATGACAATGAAGCCGTAGCTATATTTGCTTTGATATTCACCTTTTACCTTTATATAAAG ACACTGAATACAGGATCCCTCTTCTATGCCACATTAAATGCCATATCATACTTTTACATG GTTTGCTCTTGGGGAGGGTACACCTTTATCATTAACCTTATTCCGATGCATGTTCTTCTGTGCATTGTAACTGGTCGCTACTCTTCTCGACTGTACATTGCATATGCTCCTCTT GTTGTCTTGGGAACTTTGCTAGCTTCCTTAGTGcctgttgttggatttaatgcAGTGATGACATCAGAACATTTTGCATCATTCTTG GTTTTCATTATTATCCATGTGGTGGCACTTGTGTATTACATCAAAGGGATTCTTTCCCCAAAGATGTTCAAAGTTGCTGTTACCTTTGTTGTCTCTATTGGCCT GGTGGTGTGTGGTGCTGCGCTAGCTGTACTTATAGCATTGGTGGCTTCAAGTCCGACAAAGGGATGGAGTGGACGAAGTTTGAGTCTGCTTGATCC AACATATGCAAGCAAGTACATACCTATTATTGCTAGTGTTAGTGAGCATCAGCCTCCGACTTGGCCTTCTTATTTTATGGACATCAATGTCCTGGCATTCTTGGTTCCTGCTGGAATTATA GCATGCTTCTTGCCACTGTCTGATGCAAGCTCCTTTGTGATCCTTTATATTGTCACATCTGTTTATTTCTCTGGAGTCATG GTGCGGCTTATGCTTGTACTTGCTCCAGCAGCATGCATCATGTCTGGGATTGCTCTTTCAGCAGCTTTTGATGTTTTTACACGGTCAATCAAATTTCAGTTGCCTGGAGCAACTGAAAATTTCGAACGTGAT GCAGGAGAAACTAGTTCCAATAGTGTTGTAGCACAGAATGATGTGGCCAAGACTGAAAAGAATGAAGATGCAGTGAAGGAGCGACCCTCGAAAAAGAataggaagaaggagaaggagaatgTGGAAAAGCCTTCCGTTAAGTCCCAAATTAAGAAGAAGCTACTGATTTTACCTTTGGAAGCATCTATCATTGCTATTTTCTTGCTTGTGTTGCTGGGCGCTTTCTATGTG GTTCACTGTGTCTGGGCTGCGGCAGAAGCTTATTCAGCTCCATCAATCGTTCTGACATCTCATTCACATGATGGTCTTCATGTTTTTGATGATTTTCGAGAGGCTTATGCATGGTTGAGCCACAATACTGAGGTGGATGATAAA GTTGCATCTTGGTGGGACTATGGTTACCAAACTACTGCTATGGCTAATCGTACTGTCATTGTTGACAACAATACATGGAACAACACACATATTGCAACTGTTGGTACTGCAATGTCTTCTCCTGAAAAGGCAGCGTGGgaaatttttaactctttaGATGTAAAATATGTTCTTGTTGTCTTTGGAG GTCTTGTTGGCTACCCCAGTGATGATATCAATAAGTTCCTGTGGATGGTCCGTATAGGAGGCGGTGTATTCCCTCATATCAAGGAACCTGATTACCTT AGAGATGGTCAGTATCGCATCGATTCTCAGGCCACTCCAACTATGCTAAATTGCCTCATGTACAAACTCTCATATTACAG GTTTGTGGAGACAGATGGTAAAGCCTTTGATAGGGTACGGCGTACAGAAATTgggaagaaatatttcaaacttaCCCATTTTGAAGAG GTGTTTACGACTCATCATTGGATGGTTCGCATATACAAACTGAAACCTCTGAAGAACAGGATACGGGGAAGGGCCAAGAAATCAAAATCG AAAGCAAGCTCGACGACTAGCACCAAAAGAATTGGGATGAAAAAGAAGAATCCTTGGCACTAA